ACTTTTATTGGTTTTTGCCCAATTGGGATCTTATTGGGATAGCCCACTGACAAAATGAATAACATGATATTGGTTTTTCCCAAGTGGGACCTAATTTGGAAATTGTCAGGACATCCCAATGCAAAAATTTATGTCactttaacaatttttatgatttacaTACCATCTGAAATGCTCAAAATTTGTTACTAAAagttttcttgtttttttcaagaaagTTGGTACAACAACGTATTAGTTTTTTACGCTTGTACACAATGTTtatgcaaaaattattttttttatcaaaattgtttataaacaattttattttatcaaatttatttcatttttgaataaaattattttttatttttttgaacaggatattttgttttgtatCCCTCTTCTGCTCTTTTCTATATTTTCAAgtgtaattttgattttaatggtaatagtttgaaatttattttatacataattattaatttaacataaaagTTGTACAattgatatgataaaaattgatCATAATTGTTCtatatgtagaaaataaatcaTCAGGCGGCGCTTGAGTTAATACTTAGTtttcaatgttaaaaaaattttctgaaagcCGAATAACCTCAAAGTGCTAGTAAACACGTGGTGtgctaaattttatataaatttgttttagtgtttttttttttaattcttaacatttttttcaatataatatactgTGAAATTTTGGATTGTGATTTCGTTttgtttactttattttaaattttattgtgttttaatttgtattgattattattttgagtgTATTAAAAATGTCAGATGACAATAGAGCTCATATTATTCGTGAGCTTGGACGTTTGAGAGCTCCAAGATTTCGTCAACGTACTCCACAAGTCAATGGAATTCTTCAAGGACTTGATAATTCTACAGAATCATTAGCTAGTTCAAGTGACCATGAAACTGAAACcgaagaaaataatgaaaataataacttttttctaaATGATGAATTTAATGATATGTCAAGTGACAATGCATCAGAAGATGATGAACTTTTTAATGAAGAAAGAGTTGATGAagaaattcatgatgaaagcgAAGAAGAGCTTTCAGAAGATAGTGACGaagaattaattgataataatgacGACAACCGTTTAAATGACATTGAGGAACTTCGCCAATGGGCCTTAATAGATCCTCCAATTCCACATAGCCGATTGGAAgctcttttaaaaattttaagaaggACTCAATATCCAGAATTAACAAAATGTGCCAAAACATTTTTGGCTACTGAGAATACTTCATTCACAATAGAAAAACTAGATGAAAACGACTCCGgtgaatttgtttattttggaattgaagaacatttaaaaaaatgtgttaatCCAGAGGTACATGAAATCAATGATCttcaattattcataaatattgatGGTTTACCGTTGTTTAAATCAAGTTCGATTCAGTTTTGGCCAATTTTATGTAAAGTGTTTCACCAACTAGATCTATACAAACCTTTTCCAATAGCTATTTATTGTGGAAAACAAAAACCAAGTAGCGTAGAAGgttatttcagaaaatttgtAATTGAAATGAATCATCTCCTAGAATTTCGTGTGACAATAGATAATGTATTATTTGCAGTATCAATAAAAGGATTTAACTGCGACAGACCTGCTCGATCGTTTGTAAAGTGCATTAAAGGACATGGAGGTTATTGGGCTTGTGAACGGTGTGAAGTCAAAGGTCAGCGAGTGAAAGGACGAACAATTTATCCGATAAGTCAAGATCAATGTGTTCTAAGAACAAATGATTCATTTCGAAACCAGAGCAATGAGGGGCATCATACTGGTACATCACCCTTACTTCAGATTACCCCTCAAATTGATATGGTACGTGACTTTGTTTTAGATAGTATGCATTTAGTATTTCTAggaatagttaaaaaaatactcgatTATTGGCTCAATAGTAATATCAAAACtgtaaaattaagaaaaaatatgaaagacttattaacaaatttgctacaacaaataaaatatcaagttCCTCAAGACTTTCAAAGAACGACCAGATCATTAGATAATATTGCAAAATTTAAAGCTACTGAATTGCAATTTATACTATTATATGCTGGTCcagtaatttttaagaaaGTACTGTCTGAAGAcgtttatagatattttttgctTTTGCACGTTGGAATCAGATTATTGTGCTCGAAAGATCTTGCTGTTTAAAAGCAAAAGCATGCGAAGTATTGTTTACGATTATTTGttacatcaaaaattttatacggtAAAACATGTCTTATAAGTAATATGCACAATCTGATTCACCTTGCTGATGATGTTGAGTATATGAACTGTACGATTCAAGAAACATCTGGTTATTCATTTGAAAGTTTtcttggaaaattaaaaaaatttattcgaaatGGTAACCGGCCTTTATCTCAAATTTGTCGAAGATTAAACGAGTTATCGTTTAAAAACGTAGACAAAGTGACCGTCCCAGCCACGATCAAAATTCTACGACAGCTACGTCCTGATGGAGAAAATAATACGCCCATTAAAAGTGTTGAGTACAAAGgatcaattttaattacaaaacatCCGAATAATAcagttttattaacaaataatacTATAGTGCAAatagataatatatttataccttTTGGTGAAAACTCTATAAGAATATCTGGTgtacagttaaaaaaaaaaattcaatttttgattaCCCATTTCAATCAGAAAACCTCAACATGTGGAGTGTTACCAACAGAAATTGTCGAAGAGTGACACATTCATTACATAATGTGAATAAAAGAATGGTTTGCTTTATAActaatatgaataataaagaGAAAATGTTTGTAATACCTTTATTACATATGTAATGTTTTAAAACTgtataaaatgaatttgtattagctagataaaataataatatataacataatttaataaaataataattgactattattaattataacaataataagtgataaagtaatttaataaaaattaagtatttctaatataaaatcgtaattatataatcatgatattttaatatttatcaagtttaatgaaaaaattaagtgtTTACACCGGCAAGAATGTCaacttgtaaataaattttcagtttataaatcatgtatatttaatatttggttACAGTTAAATAACACAtagaaatgaatatatattgtaacgtaaatatttcttaatatacTCAATCAAacccaataattactcaaaattcttactcaataaatttactccaaTAACTCAAAACTCAAATTACACTAAATTGGGCTACGTTACACTTCGCCCACCAATCACCCCTCTCATCTCCTCCAGATCCTAACGGGCGCCAGCCGAATTTTATTTCCCCGGTATCGGCAACCGGTCTAAACgcacacgtaaattaaaacctaAAAACTATACCCTTTGGAGATGAGAGACATGACCGGTGGTAGCGGCATGTCCTGGTGCGCTCAGTATGCTAGGTTGTGGAGAGAGGGTCGCGGTTCTTTTAATGCGAAAGAAGCCGATTAATTAACTACTATAAAAGACATAAAATAgcgaaacaaaattaaataaaataccataAAGATGACGCGAGAGCGACGCGGAGGGCCCAAAAGACCCGCGGTCCAATACTCTCAGTCCATCACGTAAATAAATACCTGGGCAAGACATCGGGAACCTCTCGACGACGACGAATCACAAACTTTATACACTACTAAAAGAAagataaactaaaataaaatagaaataaataatgcggTAATTTG
This window of the Microplitis mediator isolate UGA2020A chromosome 8, iyMicMedi2.1, whole genome shotgun sequence genome carries:
- the LOC130673902 gene encoding uncharacterized protein LOC130673902; protein product: MSDDNRAHIIRELGRLRAPRFRQRTPQVNGILQGLDNSTESLASSSDHETETEENNENNNFFLNDEFNDMSSDNASEDDELFNEERVDEEIHDESEEELSEDSDEELIDNNDDNRLNDIEELRQWALIDPPIPHSRLEALLKILRRTQYPELTKCAKTFLATENTSFTIEKLDENDSGEFVYFGIEEHLKKCVNPEVHEINDLQLFINIDGLPLFKSSSIQFWPILCKVFHQLDLYKPFPIAIYCGKQKPSSVEGYFRKFVIEMNHLLEFRVTIDNVLFAVSIKGFNCDRPARSFVKCIKGHGGYWACERCEVKGQRVKGRTIYPISQDQCVLRTNDSFRNQSNEGHHTGTSPLLQITPQIDMVRDFVLDSMHLVFLGIVKKILDYWLNSNIKTVKLRKNMKDLLTNLLQQIKYQVPQDFQRTTRSLDNIAKFKATELQFILLYAGPVIFKKVLSEDVYRYFLLLHVGIRLLCSKDLAV